A single region of the Austwickia chelonae genome encodes:
- a CDS encoding MbtH family protein, producing the protein MSTNPFDDESGRFFVLVNEEEQYSLWPVFRELPGGWRVVFGAPEGASRAECCEFVERTWVDMRPLSIR; encoded by the coding sequence ATGTCGACCAATCCGTTCGACGACGAGTCCGGCCGGTTCTTCGTACTCGTCAATGAGGAGGAGCAGTATTCCTTGTGGCCGGTGTTCCGGGAGTTGCCCGGGGGCTGGCGGGTCGTCTTCGGCGCGCCTGAGGGGGCGTCGCGGGCCGAGTGCTGCGAGTTCGTGGAACGTACGTGGGTCGACATGCGCCCGTTGTCGATCCGCTGA
- a CDS encoding Fe2+-enterobactin ABC transporter substrate-binding protein: protein MTFPSMKRRPRAVPLTASCLAAAVVLSGCTQGRSEGTAGSGDEKRTVKSAKGDIQVPKEPKRIVVLTGGLAGYAFRLEAPVAATDTRVLGVTDLKGEFPPSWADPATKQGTKALPGGEELSIEAVAAAKPDLIIGGGQGISAVQADKRYDDLKAIAPTVLVPTSVTDWKEQLRMVADAAGRTKKADELIEAYTKRVAEVKGKIKVPEGKTAVMLSLQTKEPSLVPSTAALPSLLKEVGFDMDDVHEKADKPKLYGSGDSFNVSKELLPKVADAPNTFVIPVGGPKLAELQADPVYSQLPSFTGKKVNEFPATSYRPDYDSALQTLDLLEKTFS from the coding sequence GTGACCTTTCCCAGCATGAAGCGACGACCACGCGCCGTTCCGTTGACCGCGTCGTGCCTTGCGGCAGCGGTTGTCCTGTCGGGGTGCACCCAGGGCAGGTCCGAGGGGACGGCTGGTTCCGGTGATGAGAAACGCACGGTGAAGAGTGCCAAGGGTGACATCCAGGTGCCGAAGGAGCCCAAGCGGATCGTGGTTCTGACCGGTGGTTTGGCGGGTTATGCCTTCCGGTTGGAGGCGCCGGTCGCGGCGACGGACACCCGGGTGTTGGGGGTCACCGACCTGAAGGGGGAGTTCCCGCCTTCGTGGGCCGACCCGGCGACGAAGCAGGGGACGAAGGCGCTGCCCGGCGGCGAGGAGCTGAGCATCGAGGCGGTGGCGGCAGCGAAGCCGGATCTGATCATCGGCGGTGGTCAGGGGATCTCTGCGGTGCAGGCCGACAAGCGGTATGACGACCTGAAGGCGATCGCTCCGACGGTGCTGGTGCCGACGTCGGTGACCGACTGGAAGGAACAGTTGCGGATGGTCGCCGATGCGGCCGGGCGCACGAAGAAGGCCGACGAGCTCATCGAGGCGTACACGAAGCGGGTCGCCGAGGTGAAGGGCAAGATCAAGGTGCCTGAGGGCAAGACCGCGGTGATGCTCTCCTTGCAGACGAAGGAGCCGAGTCTGGTGCCTTCGACGGCGGCGCTTCCGTCGTTGTTGAAGGAGGTTGGCTTCGACATGGATGACGTCCATGAGAAGGCCGACAAGCCGAAGTTGTACGGGTCGGGGGACTCGTTCAATGTCAGCAAGGAGTTGCTGCCGAAGGTGGCCGATGCGCCGAATACCTTCGTGATCCCGGTAGGTGGTCCGAAGTTGGCTGAGCTACAGGCAGACCCGGTCTATTCGCAGTTGCCGTCGTTCACTGGCAAGAAGGTGAACGAGTTCCCGGCGACGAGTTACCGACCTGATTACGACAGCGCATTGCAGACGCTGGATCTGCTCGAGAAGACGTTCTCCTGA